The following nucleotide sequence is from Paracrocinitomix mangrovi.
AAATTGTATATGAGTTTTGAACCAAGAGGACAGAAAAACATGGGTGGAGAGCCTATTTTCAAATGGCAAAAACCTTCATGTGTGTTGATGTCAGAAGGAAATTATTCTGACGCTCACTTATTCCCTTACACCTACAAAGCATTAGGAATTGGTAAATTGATTGGTATGCCTGTTCCGGGAACAGGAACAGCCGTTTGGTGGGAAACAATGATAGATGGCAAAACTGTATTTGGAATTCCGCAAGTAGGAATGAGATCGCAATCTGAAGGGTTCCTGGTTGAAAATCATGATTTGGAACCAGACATCAAGGTTAACAATGAGTATGGAGCATTCACCAAAGGAGATGATCAACAATTGAAAGCTGCAATTACAGAAATGATGAAATAAAAGTGAAAAATCAAAGCATCAAATATGCCCTAATTGGAGTACTGCTGCTTATTGGTTTATCTATTACTGTTTCATCTTGTAAATCGGGAAAAGTTAAATCTTATCACAACATTGGTGACCCAAGATTAGACTTGAGCAGGAAGTATCTCAAAGAAGTTCCTGAATTTGTTTTTAGCAGGAAGGATTTAAAAGTATTGAACCTGCATAACAACAAGCTCAATACCCTTCCACCTGAAATTGGTCAACTTACCAACTTGGAAAGACTGATTGTATCAAGAAATGATTTAGTCTCCATTCCTAAAGAGATAGGACAACTTAAAAAACTGAGAAAGTTATCTTTAAAAGCTAACAAACTAACTGTTATTCCTCCTGAAATTGGTCAATTGGATAGTTTGGAAGAACTTTGGCTCAGCTTTAATAATTTAAAGCAATTGCCGGATGAAATTTGCAATCTAAAAAATCTTAGTCATTTATATCTTGAATACAATGAACTCCAAAAGTTGCCGGATAGTCTGGGGAAACTAAACGGAATGATTCATTTAGTTGTAGGCAGAAACCAATTAACTGAACTTCCTGCTTCATTTTACAATTTGAGAAAACTAAATATTCTAGACCTATCTATGGCGGGCCCACAACTTAGAATAGATCAAGCTATTTGTCAAATGTGGAAGTTAGAAACCTTGTACATTGACAGACCCAATTTGGATTTTGCTCCCAGATGTCTTGAAATAAGATCAAGATCTAATCCAAGGTTCACTATAATAATTAAGTAATCAGATGTTTTTAGTTCCGGGTGTGGATTGATTTGTATATACCCATTTATCAGCACCATCTTCTTCCCTACACTTGCAATTCGAATCTTCTGATGTAGAGTCATACACATGCTGATCTATTAATTTTCCGTCATAATATATACTAATGGATTCACCTTTGGATGACAATTTAAAATTGGTGTGAATTTCATTTGAAAAAGTATCCTTTCCATCACAGAATATCACAATATGTTCACCAGATTCAATTTTAACCTCCGGTAATATGTATTTTTCAATCTTAGTTGGATTATCGGTTAAGCTCCACTTGCCTTCTGTTAAATAGATATCATTTTCTGTTGGATTATAGATCTCAAACCAATCTGACTTTTTACCAAATTCATTTTCCAAATCAGATTTGTAGCACAATTCATTAATTACCAAACTACCAGAATCAATGTGTTGTTCAACCAGCTGTTTGGTTTCAACAGGAACGTTTTTATCTTCTTCACAACTTAAAAACAATAGGTTTCCTAAGGCAAGCACAAATATTAACTTCATTTTCATAAAGCAAAGTTCCAGCCTTTGTGTTAACCATATATGAAGTGATTTTTACGAAATCGAAATTATTTCGCAGTATCTTTTAACATTGGAACAAATCTGAATTTACCATAAGATCTCCTACTAACTTCTCCGTTTGAATCTTTCGTAAGTAGAATCATTTCCTGGGTATTGCCGGCTCCTAATGGAATAACCATCTTCCCTCCTATTTTTAATTGTTCTACCAATTTTTCAGGGATATGTGGTGCTCCACATGTGATCAAAATTCTATCAAACGGTGCATAAACTTCCCACCCTTCAAATCCATCACCATACTTCAATTTGGGATTATAACGCAACTTTTCAATAAGCGGCTTTGCTTTCAGAAAAAGCTCTCTTTGTCTTTCTATTGAAAAAACCTTTGCTCCTAATTCACATAATACGGAAGTTTGAAAACCAGAACCGGTTCCAATTTCCAGTACTTTCATTCCTTTTTGAACATCTAATAATTGCGTTTGAAAAGCAACTGTATAGGGTTGAGAAATAGTTTGTCCTGCTCCAATTTGAAAGGCAATGTCAGAATAGGCTTGTTGCACAAATGAGGTATCTAAAAAATAGTGTCTTGGTATAACCATGAAGGCATCCAATATTCTTTCATCAGTAATATCCTTTGAACGCAATTCATCAACTAACTGCTTTCTTAAACCCTTATGTCTGAAATTATCTTCCATTACTGCAAAAGTAGCAGCTAAACACATTAATTCATTTCAAAACTTCATTGATTAATTAACAATTTAATTTTAGCATTTTAAATTTTTCTCAACGACTAAACATTTGAGATCGTCTTCATGATATATTTATTATCTTAGATATTGATGCATCTTAAATCTAAACTGCTACTCTATTTTACTATTGTCTCACTGTTGGTTTTTACCTCATGTGGAAAAGGTGCGTCAAATCAAAATGATTCATTGATAGAAGAATCAGAACTTGTTTCAACAGTCATTAAAAATGATTCCTTAATATCTATTAAACCATTTTTAATAGACAATGATTCAATACCTCCAGTTAAAATTGTGAAGGCTAATGAACCACATTACAATAAGGCTCATAAAAACATAGTTGCGGTAAACGAACCTATTTTACAGGTACTTTCTACCTCTCTTCCCCATTTTTCTATTGGTCAAGATGGTGTACTAGAACCTGAAGTTGAAAAGGCTGACGGTAAAATGGTTAAGGGAGGATACAATAGACCACAGGCTGCATCACAGTTTGATTACAAAGACGCAGCTTCATATAACATCAAAGGAATAGATGTAGATCAAGGATTGAACTCTTCTTATATCATGGATATTATTGAAGATAAAAGAGGAAACATTTGGTTTGCTACATGGACAGCCGGAGTAACAATGTATAATGGAAGGTCTTTCATCATGTTTGATGAAAACAAAGGAATGGTATCAAACTACATTTGGTCAATTTTTGAAGACAGAGAAGGAAATATTTGGTTTGGTTCAGATGGTTCAGGGGCTTCTGTTTATAATGGACACGATTTTATAAAGTTTAATTACAACTCTCCGCTCAATCAACGATTAGTTTTTGATATCACTGAAGATAAGGATGGAAATATATGGATGGC
It contains:
- a CDS encoding leucine-rich repeat domain-containing protein → MKNQSIKYALIGVLLLIGLSITVSSCKSGKVKSYHNIGDPRLDLSRKYLKEVPEFVFSRKDLKVLNLHNNKLNTLPPEIGQLTNLERLIVSRNDLVSIPKEIGQLKKLRKLSLKANKLTVIPPEIGQLDSLEELWLSFNNLKQLPDEICNLKNLSHLYLEYNELQKLPDSLGKLNGMIHLVVGRNQLTELPASFYNLRKLNILDLSMAGPQLRIDQAICQMWKLETLYIDRPNLDFAPRCLEIRSRSNPRFTIIIK
- a CDS encoding lamin tail domain-containing protein, whose amino-acid sequence is MKMKLIFVLALGNLLFLSCEEDKNVPVETKQLVEQHIDSGSLVINELCYKSDLENEFGKKSDWFEIYNPTENDIYLTEGKWSLTDNPTKIEKYILPEVKIESGEHIVIFCDGKDTFSNEIHTNFKLSSKGESISIYYDGKLIDQHVYDSTSEDSNCKCREEDGADKWVYTNQSTPGTKNI
- a CDS encoding protein-L-isoaspartate(D-aspartate) O-methyltransferase; translation: MEDNFRHKGLRKQLVDELRSKDITDERILDAFMVIPRHYFLDTSFVQQAYSDIAFQIGAGQTISQPYTVAFQTQLLDVQKGMKVLEIGTGSGFQTSVLCELGAKVFSIERQRELFLKAKPLIEKLRYNPKLKYGDGFEGWEVYAPFDRILITCGAPHIPEKLVEQLKIGGKMVIPLGAGNTQEMILLTKDSNGEVSRRSYGKFRFVPMLKDTAK